A stretch of DNA from Paenibacillus albus:
AATGTACATAAGCTACTCGATCGTAGTGCTTCTGCAGCACGGACAGCGGGTCAGCACCACCGTAGTAAGCATGGCCCGTATCAAACAACAAGTACACGAGGTTCGGATCGGTCAGCTCCATCAGCTTGTCGATCTCCTCCGGCCGCTCGACGACCGTTCCGCCGTGATGATGATACGTCAGCTTCAAGCCGTATTCCTTGGCAATTGCGCCTGCAGCATTTAATCCCTTCGCCAGCGCTTCCCACTGCTCCTCATTCAGACGCTGAACTTCGCTTGGCGATTGCCGTAGATCAAAGTGCAGCGAGCCTCCTGCCTCACAGGTGCTGATAACCGTGCTGCCCATTTCCTTGAGAAACTTTGCATGCGCTCTATATGCTTCAAGCTCCGCCTCATGATAGGACGGATCAGAGAACAATACGGACTTCCACTGAGACGTCAGGCTGATGCCACGGCTTGCTAGCTCTTGCTTCAATACTTCTTGGTCAGTTGGAAATTTGCGCCCCATCTCCGTGCCGGTAAGACCTAGCTTCTGGATTTCGTCTACGATTTGCTCGAACGTCGTCGCGTCGCCGTGCTCTTTCACATCCTCGCCCACCCAGTTAATCGGATGAATGCCGAGTCGAAACGGTATGTTTTTCATTGTGAATGCCTCCTCGTCTACAGTAGGGTAATGGATCGTATTTTCTCGTTCATCGCTTGACCTGCTTTAGTGACATTGGCGCTCTCCGATACCTCTGGCACGCCAACGTTCCACCATGACTCGTAGCCGCCAGTTCCTGTACCTGGTACGACTGGAACCTCGATCAGCGTCGATACCGT
This window harbors:
- the iolE gene encoding myo-inosose-2 dehydratase, producing MKNIPFRLGIHPINWVGEDVKEHGDATTFEQIVDEIQKLGLTGTEMGRKFPTDQEVLKQELASRGISLTSQWKSVLFSDPSYHEAELEAYRAHAKFLKEMGSTVISTCEAGGSLHFDLRQSPSEVQRLNEEQWEALAKGLNAAGAIAKEYGLKLTYHHHGGTVVERPEEIDKLMELTDPNLVYLLFDTGHAYYGGADPLSVLQKHYDRVAYVHLKDIRPEVLAEARDEKSDFITCIRKGVFTVPGDGCIDFAPIINELVSRNYEGWALLEGEQDPHLHPAYDYAARALQYLDSLIAEEGEQ